The genome window GGAAATCAAGAATATCAAATGGACAAACATTATAAATAAAACCGAATGTTGCATCAGCACCAAATGGTGCAAGAGTTAATGTGCCTTCTACTATTTTTAAATTCAATTTTAAAGTATCAGCAGACAATACAAATTTATTTGGGTCAATAGTCATTTCTACTGTACCATAATATGTATTTGCAGGAATTATTACTGTATATGAACTAACTACCACTTGAGAATCAAGGTTTACTGTAGTACTTACTACTTCAAAATTTACATTTAGGTCACTGGCTTGAGTATTTCCATTAAGTTTTATCCCAAACTCAAAAGTAAATGGAAGTGTATCAGCGGGAGTCATCGCAAAAACATCATTCAAATCAGTAAATTGCAAATAAGTAGTTGTATTATTGTCAGGAGAGTTAAACATATCTTCTTCTTCTTTCATACAGGAAGAAATAATGAACACTCCGGCTAGTAGCACTAATAATATTTTTATTATATTTTTCATATTATTTATATTTTTTTAGTTTAATTAAATAAAGCTTATTCGAAAATCCATAATATTTCACTAAGTTGCACTCCAACAGGGCAATTAGAATTATATGTAATCTCACTTTGCGGATATGGAAATCTAACCGGTGTAGCTTTGGTAGCACCGGCTACTGGAGCTAATTCAGGGAATCCAGTTCTTCTCCAGTCGTCGTAGGAAACTACTGTTGCATACATAGCAATATACTTTTGTTCAATAATTTTCTGTAAATTAATACTTGCTGAATTTATATTATAAACATTATCAGCCATGAAAGTAGAGTCGGCAACATTAGTAACTTTCATTAATGATGCTTCAACTGCTTCGTGAAAAGTGGTAGCAGCTTCATCAATCATTCCCAGTCGATACTTACATTCTGCTTCAAGGAATTTCATTTCAGAATATGTTGAAAAGTAAGTTAATGCACCTACTCCCGCACTATAATCGCCTAGTTTAGAAGCGGCAGAATTTTCCGATCCAGGAATACTTCCCGAATATTCACCTGACAAATCCACAGCTACATAAAAAGGTAAACGAGGGTCATCGGATAATGTATTTACGAATGTAGAACTCATTCTAATATCAGTTCTGTCATTCATAAATTGGTATAATGGGTTTGCATTTGCACCAGAAATATTTGCTTCATAAGCTATTTCATAATCATCATCATTTGATGTGAATGCATTTCCAATATATCCTAATACTTCAGTATAAGCTATGGACTCGTCTTTTGTTGCAATATTTAAAGCATAGCGGGCTTTTAGAGCATAAGCTGTTTTTATCCATAAATCAATATCACCATCAAAAATATAATCAAATGGTGGGTCATTAGGATCTGGCGTACTCATTGCAACAGCATTTTCTTCTGAATTAAGGTCTGCAATTGCTTCTTCAAGTATTGCATCAATTATTCCATATATATCTTCTTGCGATTCGTAAGCCGGCTGAAGATTTCCTTCGTTGCCAAGAAATGCCTCTGAATAAGGGATGTCTCCAAACAAATTTGTCAATGTTCCTAAACAAGTTGCCATGCAAACTTTTGCAACACCAGCGTAATGAGGTGAGTTCTTATCTTCGGCTTTGCTTATTAGACTTTTGCAGTCCATCATAGGCTGTGCATAAAGATTTTCCCATAAATCATTCACATCTGCTGATGTAATATTATATCTTCCTTCGGCAAGTGATTGTCTGTCAACTCCATCGAAATATTGCATCCAAATGTTTGTGGTTCTAACAGCTGTATTTCCTCCAATAGCATAAGCCATTGAGGCTTGAATTGATGGCAAAAGATATTCCATTGGAACATCGGAAGGTTTGTCAGGATCGATATTCATTTCAGCATCAATCCATTTTTCACAACTGAAAAGAAGGAATGGAAGAAAAAGTAATATTCCTAATTTTCTTATATTTAAATTCTTCATATTTTTTCTTTTAAATGTTTTTATAAATGAATTAATAAATTAAAGCGATACTCTTACACCAAAAGTATAAGTTTTGGTTCCCGGGTTGTTGAAGTAATCAAAACCCTGAGAGTTTCTCGCACCTGTTAAACTTGTTTCGGGGTCAATTCCCTTATAAGGAGTGCTTAAAAATAGATTTCTACCTGTGAAAAATATTTCTAATCCATGAATAAATCCGGTATGGCCATATATTTTTTCGTTGAATTTATAGGCAAGCGTAATTTCTCTTAAACGTACCCAGCCTGCATCTTCAATTGCTGCTGCAGTTGGTCCGCCACCGAAGTTTCCACCATGGCCTCTAAACCAATCCTGATCGTTTACTACTTGTTGAGTGTTGTCGGTTTCGCTCCATGTTGGATCTCCATTTGCATCAAGGTGTCCCGGATATCCATCATAAACAACAATATTTTCTTCAGGTGTATTTTCGTAGTCAATTATCCTATTTTCTTCGTCAAGATAAACAACATCACGATCTAAAGTTTCTTCTGTTTGCCCGAAATAGTTCAAAGTAAAACGTGTTCCGTTATACATTTTTCCACCGTGTTTAATATCTATTAGTGCATATAAAGAGAATCCTTTATATGAGAATGTATTTGAAATATTCATTGTCCAATCAGGAGAGATTGTTCCTAGTGGTACTTGAGCAGTATCACAAGTCCATGGAAAACCATCAGGATGAGCATCGTCAGGATCATCATTAATTAATACTGTTCCGTCTTCGGCTCGCCACCAATCGTAGCCATAAATGCTACCATAGTCTTGCCCAACAACTGCACGAACCTGAGGATCGGTAAATCCACCGAGGAAAACATCATCTACTCCTTCTGCTAATTCTGTAACAGTATTTTTTAATTTAGAGAAATTAGCAATGATATTCCATGTAAAATCTTTAGTTTTTATGGGTGTAATATATCCCATTAATTCAAATCCTTTACTTTCGATACTGGCAGCATTCATATAAACATTATTATATCCTGAAGATGTTGCAACAGGAACTTCTATGAGTAGATCTTCGTTATCATTTTTGAAATATGAAACATCTAATCCTAATCTATTGTTAAAAAATTTTAAATCAGTACCTATTTCATAAGTAATCATTGATTCGTGCACAAGGTCGGAGTTTCCAAGTAGATAATCAACTTCATATCCAGAAATTTGTCTGAAAGGGAAGTCAATTCCACCAGTCCAACCATCATTTATTTCTGTCTTCGCATAATAGCTTGAAGTACTATAAACTTGAGCAATATTTGCTGTTTTTGCCCAAGATGTTCTAATTTTACCAAAATTAAATACCGAACTTTCAGGTAAAAGTTCAGTGAAAACAAATCCTAAATTAAATGAGGGATATAGACTGGCGAGGTTATCTTCAGGCATTGTTGATGCCCATTCTTTACGAAATGTACCACCAAGGTATAACATATTGTTTATGTCGAATCTAAAATCTCCAAATACGGCAGATGTTCTAAAATTTGCATTTTGCATGGTTACACTAGCTTTGGAAGTATTTTCTAACCAATCAAATCCTGGAATTGAAATATCATTTGCTAATCCACGAAGAATTTTTGATTTATTTTCATATAAATTATGACCTAAAATACCGTTAAATCTAATATTTTCAGATATTTCTTTTGTGAAATTTAACAATAGATTGCTATTAAATATTTGATTGTATTCCGCACTTTCTTCAAGTCTTCCTGCACCAAACGATTTGTCATTAACTGCAAAAAAATCTGTATATCTTCTTGTGTACCAATCTGAACCAATTGTGTATGAAAGGTTCATCCATTCTGTAAAGTTTATTTTGAAATAGAAATCACCAATAAAACGGCTTGTTCTATCATCAAAATAATTTTCGTTGGCAGACCAATATGGATTGTTATATCCTCCACCATTACGATAAGTTCTTTGTGTTCCATCGTTGAAAATATGTCCGGCAGAGTTATCAAAAGAAGAAGGAGTTCTTGTTAATCCAAGCATAATACCTGAAAGATTTGAACCATTTTGAATGAAATTTCCTTTGGAGTGAATGAAATTTGCGTGACCGCCTGTAACTATTCTATTTGAAAGTTTAGTTTCAGTATTCAAACGTACTGAAGTACGATTAAAAGCATTATTAGGAATTATTCCTTTTTGGTCTAAATTTCCAACAGAAAAATAATAAGAAGTTTTGTCAGTTCCTGACGAAATGCTTACATTATGGTTAAAAGAAATACCGGGTTCAAAGAAATCGTACTGATCGTATGCTCTTGTTTTCTCACCACTAGTACCATAAACATAGTCTTGCCCAACGATTGCACCGTCTACATCATAATCAGGAGACCAGATGGTATAATCATTCGGATAACCTGGATTAATTATATCAGGGCCTGCAGGGTATGCATCCAGATCAGGTTCAAGGAAATAATTTGAATAGCCCATAGAGTCCAATTTTGCTCCCCAGGTTCCACTATATCCTGAAATCCAGTTGCCATTATTTCCCTGACTATATTCAGTCTGAAGAGGAATAGTATTTGACAAAACATCTTTACTTACAGAAAAACTATAATCAACTTTCATTGATCTACCATCTTTACCTTTTACGCCGCCACCTTTTTTTGTAGTAATTAAGATAACACCGTTTGCAGCCTGAACACCGTAAAGTGCTGTTGCAGCTCCACCTTTTAGTACTGTTACCGAAGCTATGTCTTCTG of Bacteroidota bacterium contains these proteins:
- a CDS encoding SusC/RagA family TonB-linked outer membrane protein, with amino-acid sequence MRKITLLLVFLIFVGIQAMIAQRQITGKISNSDDGSTIPGVSVVVKGTTVGTITDIDGKYQLIVPEGGKTLVFSFVGMKTKEIAIDASKIIDVVLDPDVTQVDEVVITAIGISREKKALGYSVQEVKGEDLNRGNNADVINSISGRAAGVNVNSSGGTAGASSFITIRGAASIEGNNQPLFVVDGMPIETGLNWSGSEYQTEGVNTSSRSIDLNSEDIASVTVLKGGAATALYGVQAANGVILITTKKGGGVKGKDGRSMKVDYSFSVSKDVLSNTIPLQTEYSQGNNGNWISGYSGTWGAKLDSMGYSNYFLEPDLDAYPAGPDIINPGYPNDYTIWSPDYDVDGAIVGQDYVYGTSGEKTRAYDQYDFFEPGISFNHNVSISSGTDKTSYYFSVGNLDQKGIIPNNAFNRTSVRLNTETKLSNRIVTGGHANFIHSKGNFIQNGSNLSGIMLGLTRTPSSFDNSAGHIFNDGTQRTYRNGGGYNNPYWSANENYFDDRTSRFIGDFYFKINFTEWMNLSYTIGSDWYTRRYTDFFAVNDKSFGAGRLEESAEYNQIFNSNLLLNFTKEISENIRFNGILGHNLYENKSKILRGLANDISIPGFDWLENTSKASVTMQNANFRTSAVFGDFRFDINNMLYLGGTFRKEWASTMPEDNLASLYPSFNLGFVFTELLPESSVFNFGKIRTSWAKTANIAQVYSTSSYYAKTEINDGWTGGIDFPFRQISGYEVDYLLGNSDLVHESMITYEIGTDLKFFNNRLGLDVSYFKNDNEDLLIEVPVATSSGYNNVYMNAASIESKGFELMGYITPIKTKDFTWNIIANFSKLKNTVTELAEGVDDVFLGGFTDPQVRAVVGQDYGSIYGYDWWRAEDGTVLINDDPDDAHPDGFPWTCDTAQVPLGTISPDWTMNISNTFSYKGFSLYALIDIKHGGKMYNGTRFTLNYFGQTEETLDRDVVYLDEENRIIDYENTPEENIVVYDGYPGHLDANGDPTWSETDNTQQVVNDQDWFRGHGGNFGGGPTAAAIEDAGWVRLREITLAYKFNEKIYGHTGFIHGLEIFFTGRNLFLSTPYKGIDPETSLTGARNSQGFDYFNNPGTKTYTFGVRVSL
- a CDS encoding SusD/RagB family nutrient-binding outer membrane lipoprotein encodes the protein MKNLNIRKLGILLFLPFLLFSCEKWIDAEMNIDPDKPSDVPMEYLLPSIQASMAYAIGGNTAVRTTNIWMQYFDGVDRQSLAEGRYNITSADVNDLWENLYAQPMMDCKSLISKAEDKNSPHYAGVAKVCMATCLGTLTNLFGDIPYSEAFLGNEGNLQPAYESQEDIYGIIDAILEEAIADLNSEENAVAMSTPDPNDPPFDYIFDGDIDLWIKTAYALKARYALNIATKDESIAYTEVLGYIGNAFTSNDDDYEIAYEANISGANANPLYQFMNDRTDIRMSSTFVNTLSDDPRLPFYVAVDLSGEYSGSIPGSENSAASKLGDYSAGVGALTYFSTYSEMKFLEAECKYRLGMIDEAATTFHEAVEASLMKVTNVADSTFMADNVYNINSASINLQKIIEQKYIAMYATVVSYDDWRRTGFPELAPVAGATKATPVRFPYPQSEITYNSNCPVGVQLSEILWIFE